The Arcobacter sp. LA11 genome includes a region encoding these proteins:
- a CDS encoding acetolactate synthase large subunit: protein MRITGAKMVTESLKEEGVEVVFGYPGGAIMNVYDEIYKQSFFQHILTRHEQAAIHAAEGYAKSTGEVGVAIVTSGPGFTNAVTGLADAYMDSIPLVVISGQVPTTIIGTDGFQEIDAVGISRPCTKHNYLVNKIEDLPRIIKEAFHIAATGRPGPVHVDIPKDITAELANFEYPKEVNIPTYKPTVKYNKRQLKKAMDAISKAKKPLLYVGGGAILANCAYEIRELAEKLNIPVVETLMARGVMGHDHELLMGMLGMHGEFAANMAAHDTDLLISLGARFDDRVTGRLDEFAKKAKVIHVDIDPASISKLVDTNFPIVGDLKVTVQGMIDSASEMEFNDYSNWVSLLRDYREKEPLRYNDSDSVIKPQWPIERVGQLLGENAIISTDVGQHQMWTAQFYPFSYPRQWNTSGGLGTMGFGLPGAMGVARGNKDKVSINFTGDGSILMNIQELMTCVEYNLPVINIILNNNYLGMVRQWQTLFYENRISETDLSVQPDFKMLVESFGGIGYRVTTKEEFDTALNDAVEKKKPAMIEVIVARDEIVLPMVPNGHALNEMTLLGDSNE, encoded by the coding sequence ATGAGAATAACTGGCGCAAAAATGGTTACGGAATCATTAAAAGAAGAAGGGGTAGAAGTAGTATTCGGATATCCTGGGGGCGCTATTATGAATGTCTATGATGAAATTTATAAACAGAGCTTTTTTCAACATATTTTGACTAGGCATGAGCAAGCTGCAATCCACGCAGCAGAAGGTTACGCAAAATCTACTGGGGAAGTAGGTGTTGCTATTGTAACAAGTGGACCAGGATTTACAAATGCTGTTACAGGATTAGCAGATGCATATATGGATTCTATTCCATTAGTTGTTATTTCTGGACAGGTTCCAACAACAATTATTGGTACAGATGGATTCCAAGAGATTGATGCTGTAGGTATTTCTAGACCTTGTACAAAACACAATTATTTAGTTAATAAGATTGAAGATTTACCAAGAATTATTAAAGAGGCATTTCATATTGCAGCTACTGGAAGACCAGGACCTGTTCACGTAGATATTCCAAAAGATATTACAGCAGAACTTGCAAATTTTGAATATCCAAAAGAGGTTAATATTCCAACTTATAAGCCAACAGTAAAGTACAATAAAAGGCAACTAAAAAAAGCTATGGATGCAATTTCTAAAGCTAAAAAACCTTTATTGTACGTTGGTGGTGGAGCAATTTTAGCAAACTGTGCATATGAAATTAGAGAATTAGCAGAAAAATTAAATATTCCTGTTGTTGAAACTCTAATGGCAAGGGGAGTAATGGGGCATGACCATGAACTTTTAATGGGTATGCTAGGTATGCATGGTGAGTTTGCAGCAAATATGGCTGCTCATGATACTGATTTACTTATTTCACTTGGTGCTAGATTTGATGATAGAGTTACGGGAAGATTAGACGAATTTGCGAAAAAAGCAAAAGTAATACATGTAGATATTGACCCAGCATCTATTTCAAAACTTGTAGATACAAATTTCCCAATAGTTGGGGATTTAAAGGTAACTGTTCAAGGTATGATTGATTCTGCTTCAGAGATGGAATTTAATGATTACTCAAATTGGGTATCTTTACTTAGGGATTATAGAGAAAAAGAACCTTTAAGATATAACGATTCTGATAGTGTTATTAAACCTCAATGGCCAATCGAAAGAGTTGGGCAATTATTAGGAGAAAATGCAATTATTTCTACAGATGTTGGACAACATCAAATGTGGACAGCACAGTTTTATCCTTTTTCTTATCCTAGACAATGGAATACCTCTGGTGGATTAGGTACTATGGGGTTTGGGCTTCCAGGTGCTATGGGTGTTGCACGTGGTAATAAAGACAAGGTTTCAATTAACTTTACAGGTGATGGTTCAATCTTAATGAATATCCAAGAGTTAATGACATGTGTTGAATATAATTTACCAGTGATTAATATCATTCTTAATAATAATTATTTAGGAATGGTAAGACAATGGCAGACTTTATTTTATGAAAATAGAATTTCGGAAACTGATCTTTCTGTTCAGCCAGATTTTAAAATGCTTGTAGAATCATTTGGTGGAATAGGTTATAGAGTAACAACAAAAGAGGAGTTTGATACAGCATTAAATGATGCTGTTGAAAAGAAAAAACCAGCAATGATTGAAGTTATAGTAGCACGGGATGAAATAGTATTACCAATGGTTCCAAATGGACATGCTTTAAATGAAATGACACTTTTAGGAGATAGCAATGAATAA
- the ilvN gene encoding acetolactate synthase small subunit, with translation MNNFNHYYDSETTRQVISVIVINEHNVLSRIVGLFSARGYNIDSLTVAPMSGTEYSRMTIVTTGDKRVIDQIVKQLNKLIPVLRVNEHKNVIEKETVLIKIPIEQPLSDIEVIARAYNGHIQNVTEDAIVISATDEPHRIANFTNIMNKFKPLEVVRSGVVAMER, from the coding sequence ATGAATAATTTTAATCACTATTATGATTCTGAGACTACTAGACAAGTTATTTCTGTAATTGTTATAAATGAACACAATGTCTTATCAAGAATCGTTGGACTATTTTCAGCACGTGGATATAATATTGATTCTTTAACTGTAGCTCCAATGTCAGGTACTGAATATTCTAGAATGACTATAGTAACAACTGGAGATAAAAGAGTTATTGATCAAATTGTTAAGCAGTTGAATAAGTTAATTCCTGTATTAAGGGTTAACGAACATAAAAATGTTATAGAAAAAGAGACGGTTTTAATTAAAATACCAATTGAACAACCTCTTAGTGATATTGAAGTAATTGCAAGGGCATATAATGGACATATTCAAAATGTTACTGAAGATGCGATTGTAATTTCTGCAACTGATGAGCCTCATAGAATTGCAAACTTTACAAATATAATGAATAAATTTAAGCCACTTGAAGTAGTACGAAGTGGTGTTGTAGCAATGGAAAGATAG
- a CDS encoding response regulator transcription factor has translation MINILMIEDDLELAEILIDYLDQYNIKVTNYDSPELGISGLRLKKYDLIILDLSLPNIDGIEVCKIIREQYSIPIIISSARSNLGDKIACFSYGADDFMPKPYDTQELIFRIKSILRRCNFELPSQEKLQKESIFIHKEEKMEIFKKDVLLDLTNAEYYILAYLIKRAGFVISREEILTNVDSIKYESTYKSIDVLIGRVRNKIEDNSRKPKYIHSIRGVGYKLVNE, from the coding sequence TTGATTAATATTTTGATGATAGAAGATGATTTAGAACTTGCAGAAATTTTAATAGATTATTTAGACCAGTACAATATAAAAGTAACAAACTATGATAGTCCAGAGCTAGGAATTTCTGGGTTAAGACTTAAAAAATATGATTTAATTATCCTTGATTTATCTTTACCAAATATTGATGGTATTGAAGTATGTAAAATTATTCGAGAACAATATTCAATTCCAATTATAATTTCAAGTGCACGTTCAAATTTAGGAGATAAAATTGCTTGTTTTTCTTATGGTGCAGATGACTTCATGCCTAAACCTTATGATACTCAAGAATTAATATTTAGAATTAAATCTATTCTTAGAAGATGTAACTTTGAACTTCCTTCTCAAGAAAAACTTCAAAAAGAGTCTATTTTTATACATAAAGAAGAGAAAATGGAGATATTTAAAAAAGATGTTCTTCTTGATTTAACCAATGCAGAGTATTATATTTTGGCATATTTAATAAAAAGAGCGGGTTTTGTAATCTCACGAGAAGAGATTCTTACAAATGTAGATTCTATAAAGTATGAAAGTACATATAAAAGTATTGATGTATTAATTGGACGAGTTAGAAATAAAATTGAAGACAACTCAAGAAAGCCAAAGTATATTCATTCTATTAGAGGAGTAGGGTATAAATTGGTTAACGAATAA
- a CDS encoding DNA translocase FtsK 4TM domain-containing protein — MVKKISSLIFLFIIIYFEYSTFISDKASVGQIGFLFATFSHKYFGFLSYIYLLLFLYPLYILNFKKDFDIKDFSLKVVAIILLLISLLTFQSLVVKKGIYSGDIGNFIIDSMFPFIGLAGLWIFVLIGLVISFLIIFEDSDIKIDPKKLVPKFKKVNTSSKPKRIENKKRQKRKEEKVTVKEVGDIAEIVIEDAEDNIAEIQVDDLNIIDLNQVEESTVEQSEIAEVIEEQVTGHGIIVEELEENKKLLDEIELGKTEKPKDFELPPTKFFQSAPKEKKSKISEAQIDKKIEDLLEKLLMFKIEGDVVRTYTGPVVTTFEFKPAPNVKVSKILNLQDDLAMALKAQTIRIQAPIPGKDVVGIEVPNEDTQTIYIKELLESEIFQNAKSPLTMVLGKDIVGKPFITDLKKLPHLLIAGTTGSGKSVGINAMILSLLYKNSPDNLRLVMIDPKMLEFSMYNDIPHLLTPVITKPTDAINALSNMVGEMERRYTLMSQTKTKNIENYNEKAKKEGYEEIPYIVVVIDELADLMMTSGKEVELSVARLAQMARASGIHLIVATQRPSVDVVTGLIKANLPSRLSYKVGQKVDSKIILDSMGAESLLGRGDMLFTPPGMSGLVRIHAPWSKETEIEDVVDFLKDQRDVVYDMNFVKDRNSSSLSGKSSDTNEIGELDELYEDAREVVLVDKKTSISYIQRKLRIGYNRAATIVEQLEKTGVLSEPNAKGNREILI, encoded by the coding sequence ATAGTTAAAAAAATTTCATCACTAATATTTCTTTTTATAATAATTTACTTTGAATACTCTACTTTTATAAGTGATAAAGCTAGTGTAGGGCAAATAGGTTTCTTATTTGCTACATTTTCTCATAAGTATTTTGGTTTCTTATCATATATTTATTTATTACTTTTTTTATATCCTTTATATATTTTAAATTTCAAAAAAGATTTTGATATAAAAGATTTTTCTTTAAAAGTTGTTGCAATAATTCTTCTTTTAATTTCTTTGTTAACGTTTCAATCTCTTGTTGTCAAAAAAGGAATTTATAGTGGAGATATAGGAAATTTTATAATTGACTCTATGTTCCCATTTATTGGACTTGCAGGTCTTTGGATTTTTGTTTTAATTGGTTTAGTAATTTCTTTTTTAATAATTTTTGAAGATAGTGATATAAAAATTGATCCAAAAAAACTTGTACCGAAATTTAAAAAAGTCAATACCTCTTCAAAACCAAAAAGAATAGAAAATAAAAAAAGACAAAAAAGAAAAGAAGAGAAAGTTACAGTTAAAGAAGTAGGTGATATTGCAGAAATAGTTATTGAAGATGCAGAAGATAATATAGCTGAAATACAAGTAGATGATTTAAATATTATTGATTTAAACCAGGTAGAAGAATCAACAGTAGAACAAAGTGAAATAGCTGAAGTAATAGAAGAACAAGTTACTGGACATGGAATTATTGTTGAAGAGTTAGAAGAAAATAAAAAACTATTAGATGAAATTGAATTAGGTAAGACTGAGAAGCCAAAAGACTTTGAGTTGCCACCAACAAAATTTTTCCAGTCAGCTCCTAAAGAGAAAAAATCAAAAATATCAGAAGCTCAAATTGATAAAAAAATTGAAGATTTATTAGAAAAATTATTGATGTTTAAAATAGAAGGGGATGTAGTTAGAACTTATACAGGACCTGTAGTCACTACTTTTGAGTTCAAACCAGCTCCAAATGTAAAAGTATCTAAGATTTTGAATCTTCAAGATGATTTAGCAATGGCTTTAAAAGCTCAAACAATAAGAATTCAAGCTCCAATTCCAGGTAAAGATGTAGTTGGGATTGAAGTTCCTAATGAAGATACACAAACTATTTATATTAAAGAATTACTTGAAAGTGAAATCTTTCAAAATGCTAAATCTCCTTTAACTATGGTTTTAGGTAAAGACATAGTTGGAAAACCTTTTATTACAGATTTAAAAAAGCTTCCTCATTTATTAATAGCAGGAACAACTGGTTCAGGTAAGTCTGTAGGTATAAATGCAATGATTCTTTCACTTTTATATAAAAACTCACCTGATAACCTTAGACTTGTAATGATTGACCCTAAAATGCTTGAATTTTCAATGTACAATGATATTCCACATCTATTAACTCCTGTTATTACAAAACCTACAGATGCAATTAATGCTTTATCAAATATGGTTGGAGAGATGGAAAGAAGATATACTTTAATGTCTCAAACAAAAACTAAAAATATTGAAAATTATAATGAAAAAGCTAAAAAAGAAGGTTATGAAGAGATACCATATATAGTAGTTGTTATTGATGAGTTAGCAGACTTAATGATGACAAGTGGAAAAGAGGTTGAACTTTCAGTTGCTAGACTTGCCCAAATGGCAAGAGCTTCAGGAATTCACTTAATAGTTGCAACTCAAAGACCTTCTGTTGATGTTGTTACTGGACTTATTAAAGCAAATTTACCAAGTAGACTTTCATATAAAGTAGGGCAAAAAGTAGATTCTAAAATTATCTTAGATTCTATGGGTGCTGAATCACTTCTTGGGCGTGGAGATATGTTATTTACACCTCCTGGTATGTCTGGACTTGTAAGAATACATGCTCCTTGGTCAAAAGAGACAGAGATTGAAGATGTAGTGGATTTCTTAAAAGATCAAAGAGATGTTGTATATGATATGAATTTTGTAAAAGATAGAAATAGCTCTTCTTTAAGTGGAAAATCTTCTGATACAAATGAAATTGGTGAATTAGACGAGCTTTATGAAGATGCAAGAGAAGTTGTTTTAGTTGATAAAAAAACTTCAATCTCATATATTCAGAGAAAACTTAGAATAGGGTATAACCGTGCAGCAACGATTGTTGAGCAATTAGAAAAAACTGGTGTACTTTCTGAGCCAAATGCAAAAGGTAACCGAGAAATCTTAATTTAA
- a CDS encoding ArsS family sensor histidine kinase: MNWLTNKKSSILFQITIFFSIIFFIINLIILVQFLLDNHNYKTLNIQRYFNATRIVLESRFEQADDQEINKKIKHLFLKLSDVDLRALKELANEYEDDKFAPIEIFEYNDKKYIHPRPPKFRDRTKKNIEFRPFKKKRPGPIIFIDLLDDNEIRYFWLIVLLSTDILLGWFYYFLYKKLKPLVRLKNEITKFSYGNLDINTKAIGNDEISQVSNEFNNAITKIRELNDSRKLFLRNILHELKTPITKGKLVSDTLEESRRKEILQKAFLRLEYLLGEFVKLEELTSGKMNLVKKEYRVIDLLDQAIDILLIDRDKLEIFSNVTKVNVDFEIFSIALKNLIDNALRYNTNDKVEIFVKEDSLLIKNKGEPLKKDFEHYLTPFSREYESIDKGLGLGLYITNNVIQSHGYKLYYSYSGCYHLFKIQFKIDS; this comes from the coding sequence ATAAATTGGTTAACGAATAAAAAGAGTTCAATTCTTTTTCAGATAACAATCTTTTTTTCAATTATATTTTTTATTATAAACTTAATTATTTTAGTACAGTTTTTACTTGATAATCATAATTATAAAACATTGAATATTCAGAGATATTTTAATGCTACTAGAATTGTTTTAGAATCAAGATTTGAACAAGCTGATGATCAAGAGATAAATAAAAAAATTAAACATCTTTTTCTAAAATTATCAGATGTTGATTTACGTGCATTAAAAGAACTTGCAAATGAATATGAAGATGATAAATTTGCACCTATAGAAATCTTTGAATATAATGATAAAAAATATATACATCCAAGACCACCAAAATTTAGGGACAGAACAAAAAAAAATATAGAATTTCGACCTTTTAAGAAAAAAAGACCGGGGCCTATAATATTTATTGATTTATTAGATGATAATGAAATAAGATATTTTTGGTTAATTGTTCTTTTAAGTACTGATATTTTACTTGGTTGGTTTTATTACTTTTTATATAAAAAATTAAAGCCACTTGTTCGGTTGAAAAATGAAATTACAAAATTTTCTTATGGAAACTTAGATATAAATACAAAAGCTATAGGTAATGATGAAATATCACAAGTTTCAAATGAATTTAATAATGCTATAACAAAAATACGAGAATTAAATGATTCTAGAAAGCTTTTTTTACGTAATATTTTACATGAATTAAAAACACCTATTACAAAAGGAAAACTTGTTTCTGATACTTTAGAAGAAAGTAGAAGAAAAGAGATTTTACAAAAAGCTTTTTTAAGATTAGAGTATCTTTTAGGTGAGTTTGTAAAGCTTGAAGAATTAACTTCAGGAAAAATGAATTTAGTTAAAAAAGAGTATAGAGTTATTGATTTACTAGATCAAGCAATTGATATATTATTAATAGATAGAGATAAATTAGAAATATTTTCTAATGTAACAAAAGTAAATGTTGATTTTGAAATATTTTCAATTGCCTTAAAAAACTTAATTGATAATGCCTTAAGATATAATACCAATGATAAAGTTGAAATATTTGTTAAAGAAGATTCTTTATTGATTAAAAATAAAGGAGAACCACTTAAAAAAGATTTTGAACACTATTTAACACCATTTAGTAGAGAATATGAATCTATTGATAAAGGCTTAGGTCTTGGTTTGTATATAACTAATAATGTAATACAAAGTCATGGATATAAACTTTATTATTCTTATAGCGGATGTTACCATTTATTTAAAATTCAATTCAAAATAGATTCTTAG
- the lpxD gene encoding UDP-3-O-(3-hydroxymyristoyl)glucosamine N-acyltransferase, protein MTLNEISEALEIECKNDIEISGLNTLLDSNKKELTFLENKKYIKDLEKTKAAAVLVKEEFVNKVPKNTIALVCEEPYLKLAYASKLFAPNVVETQGKECIVGKNTIIQSNVYLGKDSIIGSDCTIMAGAFIGDNVKIGNNTIIYPNVSVYRDCEIGSDCIIHSGTVIGSDGFGFANTKLGKYIKIYQNGNVVIEDDVEIGSNTAIDRAVFKSTIISSGVRLDNLVHIAHNCKIGPGCILTGQVGLSGSTTLNEYVIMGGQSATAGHLEIAPFTTIAARGGVTKTIDEPKKQWAGFPLFEHRQWLRLQGRIAKLLNK, encoded by the coding sequence TTGACACTAAATGAGATTTCAGAAGCTTTAGAAATAGAATGTAAAAATGACATTGAGATTTCAGGATTAAATACTCTTCTTGATTCAAATAAGAAAGAATTAACTTTTTTAGAAAATAAAAAATATATTAAAGATTTAGAAAAAACAAAAGCAGCAGCGGTTTTAGTAAAAGAAGAATTTGTAAATAAAGTTCCGAAAAATACTATAGCTTTAGTTTGCGAAGAACCATATTTAAAACTAGCATATGCTTCAAAGTTATTTGCTCCTAATGTTGTTGAAACACAGGGTAAAGAGTGTATTGTTGGAAAAAATACTATTATTCAATCTAATGTATACTTAGGAAAAGATTCAATAATTGGTTCAGATTGTACTATTATGGCTGGTGCTTTTATAGGTGATAACGTAAAGATTGGAAATAATACAATTATTTATCCAAACGTTTCAGTTTATAGAGATTGTGAAATTGGAAGTGATTGTATAATACATTCAGGAACAGTTATTGGTAGTGATGGTTTTGGTTTTGCAAATACAAAGTTAGGTAAATATATAAAGATTTATCAAAATGGTAATGTTGTTATTGAAGATGATGTTGAAATAGGTTCAAATACAGCTATTGATAGAGCAGTATTTAAATCAACAATAATTTCTTCAGGTGTACGACTTGATAATTTAGTTCATATTGCACATAATTGTAAAATAGGTCCTGGTTGTATTTTAACAGGACAAGTTGGCCTTTCTGGTTCTACTACACTTAATGAATATGTAATTATGGGTGGACAAAGTGCAACAGCAGGACATCTTGAAATTGCACCTTTTACTACAATTGCAGCACGTGGTGGTGTTACAAAAACAATAGATGAACCTAAAAAACAATGGGCAGGTTTTCCTCTGTTTGAGCATAGACAATGGCTTAGACTTCAAGGAAGAATTGCAAAATTATTAAACAAATAA